In Carettochelys insculpta isolate YL-2023 chromosome 21, ASM3395843v1, whole genome shotgun sequence, a single genomic region encodes these proteins:
- the LOC142023937 gene encoding uncharacterized protein LOC142023937 isoform X6, translated as MAVVEQAQVPVTFEEVAVYFPEGQGLDLAQKALCRDSRKENYEDVTSLGLPIPKPALITWLEAGEEPWVPEERKSPKGSRTAGDQMTSEDEDGHPQRKIPEEEEFQRPFLRRAEGSFVQLLEQRKSWKNWYRSERNLGNSPRKKADEPIEYGGGGKDPKETTAQQSKLKEKRNYKCLECGRNFRQLSGLICHRRIHSGEITQHPCAHCHSGERVQKNSVPIKHQRIHTGEKLCKCLECGKSFRQCSDHLRHGQIHSGEGVYKSCYCGGKKCVSSTDTLHQKTQRREKPSKGLDCGRSFSWCSHLINNRRSHMGEKPFTCLECGKSFSQRSILIKHGRIHTGEKLFKCLECGKSFSQCTHLISHGRIHTGKKPFKCLQCGKSFSWRANLIRHERIHTGEKPFKCLECGKSFNQHADLITHGRIHTGEKPFECLECGKSFNQRANLIKHGRIHTGEKPFKCLQCGKSFNQRADLVTHGRTHTGEKPFKCLECGKRFSQRANLISHGRIHTGEKPFKCLECGKCFSQSSNLISHGRIHTKEKPFKCLQCGKCFCEHSDLIKHGRSHTGEKPFKCMECGKSFNRHAYLINHGRVHTGEKPFNCLACGKSFSERSSLVRHGRIHTGEKPFKCLECGKSFSQRSVLIKHGRIHTGETLLKCLECGKSFSQCTHLISHGRIHTGEKPFKCLECGKSFIRHSDLIKHGKIHTRGKPHEAGGGEGQ; from the exons ATGGCTGTGGTGGAGCAAGCTCAG GTGCCGGTGACCtttgaggaggtggctgtgtatttccccgaggggcaggggctggacctcGCACAGAAAGCCCTCTGCAGGGACAGCAGGAAGGAGAATTATGAGGATGTGACCTCGCTGG GACTCCCCATTCCCAAACCTGCCCTGATCacctggctggaagcaggggaagagCCATGGGTCCCAGAGGAAAGGAAGAGCCCAAAAGGCAGCAGAACAG CAGGTGATCAGATGACAAGTGAGGATGAGGATGGGCATCCACAGAGGAAAATTCCTGAAGAAGAGGAATTCCAAAGACCTTTCTTGAGAAGAGCTGAAGGGAGTTTTGTCCAGTTATTGGAACAGAGAAAATCTTGGAAAAATTGGTACAGGTCAGAGAGGAACCTGGGAAACAGCCCAAGGAAGAAAGCAGATGAACCCATTGAATATGGGGGAGGAGGCAAGGATCCCAAGGAAACCACAGCTCAGCAGAGCAAACTCAAGGAAAAGAGAAACTATAAATGCTTGGAATGTGGGAGAAACTTCAGACAACTCTCGGGCCTTATTTGCCACAGGAGAATCCACAGTGGAGAAATCACGCAGCACCCATGTGCGCACTGTCATTCTGGGGAAAGGGTGCAAAAAAACTCAGTCCCTATTAaacatcagagaatccacacaggagagaaactttgtaaatgcttggagtgtgggaaaagtttcagacaGTGCTCTGACCACCTTAGGCATGGGCAAATCCACAGTGGAGAGGGAGTGTATAAGTCCTGttattgtggggggaaaaaatgtgtgtCCTCAACTGATACCTTACATCAGAAAACCCAGAGGAGGGAAAAACCTTCTAAAGGTTTGGACTGTGGGAGAAGTTTTAGTTGGTGCTCACATCTTATCAACAATAGGAGAAGCCATATGGGAGAGAAACCCTTTACAtgcctggagtgtgggaaaagtttcagtcagCGCTCCATCCTTATTAAACATGGGAgaatccatacaggagagaagctctttaaatgcttggagtgtgggaaaagcttcagtcagtGCACACACCTGATTAGCCATGGGAGAATACATACGGGAAAGAAACCATTTAAATGCTtgcagtgtgggaaaagtttcagttgGCGTGCAAACCTTATTAGACATGAGAgaatccatacaggagagaagCCTTTTAAATGCTTGgaatgtgggaaaagtttcaatCAGCATGCAGACCTTATTACCCATGGCAGAATCCATACGGGAGAGAAGCCCTTTGaatgcttggagtgtgggaaaagtttcaatCAGCGTGCAAACCTTATTAAACATGGGAgaatccatacaggagagaagccctttaaatgcttgcagtgtgggaaaagtttcaatCAGCGTGCGGACCTTGTTACTCATGGGAGAACCCATACAGGAGAGAAGCCTTTtaaatgcttggagtgtgggaaaaggttcagtcAGCGTGCAAACCTTATTAGCCAtgggagaatccacacaggagagaagccctttaaatgtttggagtgtgggaaatgTTTCAGTCAGAGCTCAAACCTTATTAGCCATGGGAGAATCCATACAAAGGAGAAGCCCTTTAAATGCTTGCAGTGTGGGAAATGTTTCTGTGAGCACTCAGACCTTATTAAACATGGGAGAAGccatacaggagagaaaccctttaaatgcatggagtgtgggaaaagtttcaatCGGCATGCATACCTTATTAACCATGGGAGAGTCCATACGGGAGAGAAACCCTTTAACTGCCTGgcctgtgggaaaagtttcagtgaGCGCTCTTCTCTTGTGAGGCATGGAAgaatccatacaggagagaaaccctttaaatgcctggagtgtgggaaaagtttcagtcagCGCTCAGTCCTTATTAAACATGGGAGAATCCATACAGGAGAGACGCTCCTTAAgtgcttggagtgtgggaaaagcttcagtcagtGCACACACCTGATTAGCCATGGGAgaatccatacaggagagaaaccatttaaatgcttggagtgtgggaaaagtttcattcGGCACTCAGACCTTATTAAGCATGGGAAAATCCACACAAGAGGGAAACCCCatgaagcaggaggaggagaggggcagtAA
- the LOC142023937 gene encoding uncharacterized protein LOC142023937 isoform X3, with protein MAVVEPVTFEEVAVYFSEEEWALLDPGCRTATPFCSRLFHLPRDQRREMAVVEQAQVPVTFEEVAVYFPEGQGLDLAQKALCRDSRKENYEDVTSLGLPIPKPALITWLEAGEEPWVPEERKSPKGSRTAGDQMTSEDEDGHPQRKIPEEEEFQRPFLRRAEGSFVQLLEQRKSWKNWYRSERNLGNSPRKKADEPIEYGGGGKDPKETTAQQSKLKEKRNYKCLECGRNFRQLSGLICHRRIHSGEITQHPCAHCHSGERVQKNSVPIKHQRIHTGEKLCKCLECGKSFRQCSDHLRHGQIHSGEGVYKSCYCGGKKCVSSTDTLHQKTQRREKPSKGLDCGRSFSWCSHLINNRRSHMGEKPFTCLECGKSFSQRSILIKHGRIHTGEKLFKCLECGKSFSQCTHLISHGRIHTGKKPFKCLQCGKSFSWRANLIRHERIHTGEKPFKCLECGKSFNQHADLITHGRIHTGEKPFECLECGKSFNQRANLIKHGRIHTGEKPFKCLQCGKSFNQRADLVTHGRTHTGEKPFKCLECGKRFSQRANLISHGRIHTGEKPFKCLECGKCFSQSSNLISHGRIHTKEKPFKCLQCGKCFCEHSDLIKHGRSHTGEKPFKCMECGKSFNRHAYLINHGRVHTGEKPFNCLACGKSFSERSSLVRHGRIHTGEKPFKCLECGKSFSQRSVLIKHGRIHTGETLLKCLECGKSFSQCTHLISHGRIHTGEKPFKCLECGKSFIRHSDLIKHGKIHTRGKPHEAGGGEGQ; from the exons GCTGCAGAACAGCAACTCCATTTTGCTCCAGATTGTTCCATCTCCCTAGGGATCAGAGAAGAGAGATGGCTGTGGTGGAGCAAGCTCAG GTGCCGGTGACCtttgaggaggtggctgtgtatttccccgaggggcaggggctggacctcGCACAGAAAGCCCTCTGCAGGGACAGCAGGAAGGAGAATTATGAGGATGTGACCTCGCTGG GACTCCCCATTCCCAAACCTGCCCTGATCacctggctggaagcaggggaagagCCATGGGTCCCAGAGGAAAGGAAGAGCCCAAAAGGCAGCAGAACAG CAGGTGATCAGATGACAAGTGAGGATGAGGATGGGCATCCACAGAGGAAAATTCCTGAAGAAGAGGAATTCCAAAGACCTTTCTTGAGAAGAGCTGAAGGGAGTTTTGTCCAGTTATTGGAACAGAGAAAATCTTGGAAAAATTGGTACAGGTCAGAGAGGAACCTGGGAAACAGCCCAAGGAAGAAAGCAGATGAACCCATTGAATATGGGGGAGGAGGCAAGGATCCCAAGGAAACCACAGCTCAGCAGAGCAAACTCAAGGAAAAGAGAAACTATAAATGCTTGGAATGTGGGAGAAACTTCAGACAACTCTCGGGCCTTATTTGCCACAGGAGAATCCACAGTGGAGAAATCACGCAGCACCCATGTGCGCACTGTCATTCTGGGGAAAGGGTGCAAAAAAACTCAGTCCCTATTAaacatcagagaatccacacaggagagaaactttgtaaatgcttggagtgtgggaaaagtttcagacaGTGCTCTGACCACCTTAGGCATGGGCAAATCCACAGTGGAGAGGGAGTGTATAAGTCCTGttattgtggggggaaaaaatgtgtgtCCTCAACTGATACCTTACATCAGAAAACCCAGAGGAGGGAAAAACCTTCTAAAGGTTTGGACTGTGGGAGAAGTTTTAGTTGGTGCTCACATCTTATCAACAATAGGAGAAGCCATATGGGAGAGAAACCCTTTACAtgcctggagtgtgggaaaagtttcagtcagCGCTCCATCCTTATTAAACATGGGAgaatccatacaggagagaagctctttaaatgcttggagtgtgggaaaagcttcagtcagtGCACACACCTGATTAGCCATGGGAGAATACATACGGGAAAGAAACCATTTAAATGCTtgcagtgtgggaaaagtttcagttgGCGTGCAAACCTTATTAGACATGAGAgaatccatacaggagagaagCCTTTTAAATGCTTGgaatgtgggaaaagtttcaatCAGCATGCAGACCTTATTACCCATGGCAGAATCCATACGGGAGAGAAGCCCTTTGaatgcttggagtgtgggaaaagtttcaatCAGCGTGCAAACCTTATTAAACATGGGAgaatccatacaggagagaagccctttaaatgcttgcagtgtgggaaaagtttcaatCAGCGTGCGGACCTTGTTACTCATGGGAGAACCCATACAGGAGAGAAGCCTTTtaaatgcttggagtgtgggaaaaggttcagtcAGCGTGCAAACCTTATTAGCCAtgggagaatccacacaggagagaagccctttaaatgtttggagtgtgggaaatgTTTCAGTCAGAGCTCAAACCTTATTAGCCATGGGAGAATCCATACAAAGGAGAAGCCCTTTAAATGCTTGCAGTGTGGGAAATGTTTCTGTGAGCACTCAGACCTTATTAAACATGGGAGAAGccatacaggagagaaaccctttaaatgcatggagtgtgggaaaagtttcaatCGGCATGCATACCTTATTAACCATGGGAGAGTCCATACGGGAGAGAAACCCTTTAACTGCCTGgcctgtgggaaaagtttcagtgaGCGCTCTTCTCTTGTGAGGCATGGAAgaatccatacaggagagaaaccctttaaatgcctggagtgtgggaaaagtttcagtcagCGCTCAGTCCTTATTAAACATGGGAGAATCCATACAGGAGAGACGCTCCTTAAgtgcttggagtgtgggaaaagcttcagtcagtGCACACACCTGATTAGCCATGGGAgaatccatacaggagagaaaccatttaaatgcttggagtgtgggaaaagtttcattcGGCACTCAGACCTTATTAAGCATGGGAAAATCCACACAAGAGGGAAACCCCatgaagcaggaggaggagaggggcagtAA